In Leptospira montravelensis, the genomic window CCAAAAATACCAATTCACCGTTAGGTGGTGATCCCATAGATGAATTTAGCAAATCATGATAAGCAAAACGATATTTCCATTCCAAAAAACTTCCCAAGTTGGAATATCCACCGCCTAAAGAAACCCTTCCCATAGGATGTGAGGATTCAGGCGGAGTGACAAAATCAAAACTTAGCTTGTAACTCAGGTTTTCGCCCGGTATTTGACTTCGCATCTTTAACAATTGTTTGTATTTTTGTTTTGCTGATTCTGGGAACTCAATCCCACGATTTTTTTGATATCGATACGTTTCTAATGTTGCATCCAACACTAAGTCCGATCGAATCTTAGGAAAATTTCTTATTAAACTATCTGTATCCAAATGATTATTAGTGAAGTCCGTTAACTTCCAAAACAATTCTTTTTCTTCCCCATTCATTTCTATTAGTTTAGATTTGATTTCTGAATACAGTGAAGGTCGAATTTGTTTATCAAAGATTAATTCATTTTTACTCAATAAGAGTTTAATGGTTTCGACTGGCGAGATGACAACTCCCAAATTTGATTTTAAATCTAAATTTGGTTTTGCGATTTCTAACCAATCCAAAAGCTGATATGAACAATTTTTATTTAAAAAGTAGTAATTGAATTCTGCTCTAGACAATTCCCATAAATGAGAAATCAAAATATTAGTTTCTTCTTCACTCAATCCAATTTTGTATTCCCAGAGGTCGCGATTTTCCAAATCATTGTATTCATTTACCTTTAAAAAATATGGGAAAAGGTAAAACCTACCTTGATAACCACCAGTTAACCCTAAATAGGCGTAACTAATAGGATTATAATTACGTGCGTCGGCTGCATAGTTTACGCCATAATCCAATAACTCTGTTTGTGAATTGGCATTTTTGTTTTGGTTTAGTTTTAATAAAGTATGTCCAAAAAAAGAAGCTGGTGACTGTAAATAATGAGATGCGAAAACAAGAGTCACCGAATTTACGTTTAAAGAGTTTTTCCAATTTTCATATCGTTCGCACCTAACTTTAGATATATCAAAAAATTCAAAATGTAAATGTTTTTTAAGAAACAGATAACGTGCCGGATAAGAACATAGTGGATGTATTAATTCAACAGGAATCTCTTCTGTTACAAAAAAACTCCGAATCGTCGCCTGGAGTTCCGCCCGAGGATTTACTTTTCCTTTGGGATCAAAAAAGAAACGTTCCGATTTGACAGCACTTTTGTATTCTCCCGCTCCTGTTTTTTCATAATGAAGCAACTGTATCCAAGCAAAATCTTCATATAATCGAAGTTCATCTGATAGTAATAAAAGTTCAGTCAATCGATTTAAATTTGTAGAAGAATTCGGTTGGAACTGACCCCATTCCCTCGCCTTTTGGAGATCAAGTGCATAAAGGGTCAGAGGGTCTGCGTTTAGATCGTGTAGTTTTCCCGCAGCTATGGACAGAAGGATACAAACCAAAAATCGATTAAGTTTTGACCCAAACACAAAGACGAGATTCCTTTTGGGCCAAAATGAAAAAATGCTTTTTTCTTAGGTCTCAGTATCTTTCAGTAGGTGAAATGCAGACTTTACTAATTCCGATTCTCTTTTTATTCTTATCCTTTTTTGCCTCATGTTCTTCTGGAAGTTCAGCCCTCTCTCGTTTGCCCGCACTTGGCCAATCCGAACTGTTTGTGTCAGAAGAAATTTTCCTTTTAAAAGAACTTATCCCTGTAACCAACAAAAAAGAAATCTACAAAAAAAACCTGTTTGTGGGTGATATCAATTTTTCAGGTGGGATCAGCAGAGAAAAAACCATCTGGGGAGAACAAGTTGTCACCAAACAAATTGAGTTCCTCAACGAAACAGGGGTTAAGGAAGAATCCCTAAACACTGTCCAAGCTATCGTGACAAAAAGTTTCAAATCCTATCAAAAATTTTCCATTGCCCAACCGACCAAACTCTTCCAAGTCCGATTCCAAAAGGACTTCACAAAAGTGCCCGATGAAGGTGTCGATAATATCAATATCCCTAACGAAATACCCGAATTTAAGTTACAAACAGGTTACGATTTTAAAGGGAAACGTGGTGTTTTATTGATTCCAATAGTGCAATATTCTTATTCGCATAATGCTGGTTGGTTCAACGGTCAAGATTGGGGTTGTATGGCTGGTGTTAGGGCAAAACTGATCCTCGTTTGGATCCAGATGGAAACAAAGACCGTATTACA contains:
- a CDS encoding DUF4105 domain-containing protein; translated protein: MFGSKLNRFLVCILLSIAAGKLHDLNADPLTLYALDLQKAREWGQFQPNSSTNLNRLTELLLLSDELRLYEDFAWIQLLHYEKTGAGEYKSAVKSERFFFDPKGKVNPRAELQATIRSFFVTEEIPVELIHPLCSYPARYLFLKKHLHFEFFDISKVRCERYENWKNSLNVNSVTLVFASHYLQSPASFFGHTLLKLNQNKNANSQTELLDYGVNYAADARNYNPISYAYLGLTGGYQGRFYLFPYFLKVNEYNDLENRDLWEYKIGLSEEETNILISHLWELSRAEFNYYFLNKNCSYQLLDWLEIAKPNLDLKSNLGVVISPVETIKLLLSKNELIFDKQIRPSLYSEIKSKLIEMNGEEKELFWKLTDFTNNHLDTDSLIRNFPKIRSDLVLDATLETYRYQKNRGIEFPESAKQKYKQLLKMRSQIPGENLSYKLSFDFVTPPESSHPMGRVSLGGGYSNLGSFLEWKYRFAYHDLLNSSMGSPPNGELVFLDGTVRNYEGKKPELTSFSLMRILSLHPYNFISKQLSYLVDFGWQTVVFSKEKELFGQVRPVEELNPYYRKQVSNFEAAFGYTFADEFSKFAPRFGMISVLAGSKFQSNPSFETGARIGPNIQTIYQKEFGNWKFLGSVVAQHYAFSRNPNTVTGSLKLRYLFSDTAELRLELFSERFYRELNLSFHYLF